The region CCGCCTGGCCAGCGAAGATGAACAGATGACCGCCCGCCGCACCCTGCAGGAGTCGCTCGGTGGCGATTTTGTGGTCGCCCTGAACCAGGCGCCGACCACACCGGACTGGCTGGTGTCTCTGGGCGGTGCCCCCATGCGCCTGGGTCTGGACCTCTCCGGTGGTGTGCATTTTCTGCTGGAGGTGGACACCGACTCCGCCATTGAAACCCGCCAGGAAATCACGGCGGACGAAATGAAGGGCATCTTGCGTGAAGAGCGCATTCGGTATAACTCGCTGGAGGTGGAAGAGGATCTGAGTATCGTGGCGCGCTTCCGTTCGGCCGAGTTGCGGGATCGGGCTCTGGAGCTTGCAGAAGACGAGTACGACACACTGGTATTCCAGACCGAAGATGCCGGGGAAGAGGACTTCCGCTTTACCGCGCAGTTGAGCGAAACGGCGATCGCTGAAATTGAAGACTATGCCCTGGGCCAGAACCTGGTGACTTTGCGTAACCGGGTGAATGAGCTGGGCGTGTCCGAGCCCGTGGTGCAGCGCCAGGGCGGCAACCGCATCATTGTGCAACTGCCGGGGGTTCAGGACACTGCTGAAGCCAAGCGGGTGATCGGCAAAACCGCCAACCTGGAGTTCCGGCTGGAGGCCAGCCCGGATACGCTGGTGTCCATGAAAGAAGAATTTCCCTACCGCAGTGAGGCGGACAAGCAGCGCTTTGGTGGTGCCGAGCTGGAGCGTCAGATCATCCTGACCGGTGACCATGTGGCCAACGCCACCAGCAGCTTCGATGCGGAAACCAATATGCCCCAGGTGAATATCACGCTGGATGGCCTGGGCGGTACCAAAATGCACCGCGCGACCCGGGACAATGTCGGGCGGCGCATGGGGGTACTGTTTATCGAGCACAAAACCCGCACGGAATTTACCACCAATGAGGCGGGCGAAACCGTCGAGGTGCGGGAAAACTACGTCGAGCGGGAAATCATCAGCCTGGCCACCATTCAGAGCGCGCTGGGCAAGCAGTTCCGGATTACCGGCCTTGAGTCCCCGGCGGAAGCCTCCGAGCTGGCGCTGTTGCTGCGTGCCGGTGCCCTGGCGGCACCCATGTACTTTGTGGAAGAGCGCACCATCGGCCCGTCCCTCGGGGCGGAAAATATCCAGACGGGCTTGAAGTCGGTCGTGATTGGCCTGGCGTTGGTGCTGGTCTTTATGCTGATTTACTACCGGGTGTTCGGCATTTTCGCGAATCTGGCGCTGGCGGCCAACGTGCTGTTGCTGGTAGCGGTCATGTCTCTGTTGGGGGCCACCCTGACCTTGCCGGGTATTGCCGGTATCGTGCTGACCGTGGGTATGGCGGTGGACGCCAACGTGTTGATTTTCTCCCGAATCCGGGAAGAGCTGAAAGAAGGGGTATCACCCCAGTCCGCCATTTACAGCGGTTATGAGCGGGCGTTTGTCAGTATTCTGGACGCCAACATCACCACGCTGCTGGTGGCGGTCATTCTGTACGCGATTGGCACGGGTCCGGTGCAGGGCTTTGCGGTGACGCTGTCCATCGGTATTCTGACCTCCATGTTTACCGCGATCATGGGCACTCGGGCGCTGGCCAATCTGGTGTACGGCCGCCGTCGCAACCTGAAGAAGATCTGGATCTAAGAGAGCGCCACTATGCTACCGGAATCAAAAGTGATTAATTTTATGGGCTGGCGCAAAACCTGCGCCACCATTTCCCTTGTGTTGTTGCTGGCTTCCATCGTCTCTCTGGCGACGCGTGGTCTGGAGTTCGGGCTGGACTTCACCGGCGGCTCCCAGGTCGAGCTGGGCTTCGATCGCCCGGCGGATCTGTCCACCATCCGCTCGGTGCTGGGCGAGCAGGGCCTTGAGAACCCCGTGGCGATTCTGTTTGGCTCGGACTCGGAAGTTCTGATCCGCACGCAGGACGCTCTGAGTGACGGTGTACTGGAGCAGTTGGAAGAAGACCTCGCGTCCCTGTCCGACAATGCGACCATTGCCGAGGTGCGTAACGCCGCCAGCGACCAGACCCAGTTTTCCCAGGTACTGGTTTTCAATGGCGTCAGTGAGTCAGCGCTGCGCTCGGCGGAGCTGTTTGACCCGCGCTACTACGGTCGCACGCAAATCGCGACCGAGGGCGAGGCCGTCACCGTTGCCGTTGAAAATGCCCTGGACAATGTCTATTCCCGGTTTCTGATTGACGCCCTGGAAGAAGCCACCGGGGCGAGCATCAACCTGCGGCGCAGTGAATTTGTCGGCCCGCAGGTGGGTGAAGAGCTGCGCGATCAGGGCGGGTTGGGTATGCTGTTCGCCCTGGCCGTGGTGATGATTTACGTGGCCATCCGCTTCCAGTACAAATTCTCGGTCGGGGCGGTACTGGCCCTGATTCACGACGTGATTATTGTCCTGGGTGTCTTCTCGCTCTTGCGCCTGGATTTCGACCTGACGGTGCTGGCGGCGGTGCTCGCGGTGATCGGTTATTCGCTGAACGATACCATCGTCGTGTTTGACCGGGTGCGGGAGAATTTCCGGAAAATGCGCCGGGGTACCACCAATGAGGTGATCAACACATCTTTGACCCAGACGCTGGAGCGGACGCTGTTGACCTCCTTGACCACCTTGCTGGTATTGGTTGTACTGTACTTCTTTGGCGGTGAGCTGATCAGTGGTTTTGCGTTTGCGTTGATTGTGGGTGTGGTGGTCGGTACCTACTCGTCGATCTATGTCTCGGCCAACATTCTGGCGGCGATGCATCTGACCAAAGAAGACCTCATGTCACCGCCGAAAGAGGGTGAGGAGCAGGAAGAACTGGTTCCCTGAGCCTTGTACACCGCTGAAAAGTGCGGATGCCAGTGGTGAGGGTATCCGCCCGATCGATGAGCAAAGCTTATGTCGAAAGGCATCACCATCAGCGACGAAGAATTGAATCAGGCCGACAGCGAGCAGCTGCGCGACCTGGTGGCACGCTATCGCCGGATTTTCAACGGTAGCGGCTACGGCTTCTGGGAGTGGGACCTCACCTCCAACCGCATTGACTGGTCCGGTGGTTTCTGGGAATCGCTGGGGTTCAATGACGAAGATAAAATCCGCATCAGCGACGCCACGGCGCTGCCCGAATACATTCATCCCGACGATCGGGATCATATGCTGGAGGCGGTGCGCGAGCACTTGCGCAGCGGCGAACCGCTGAATACGGCCTACCGGATTCTCACCAAGCGCGGCAACTACGTCTGGACCCAGGCGCGCGCGAACTCCATTCGCGACAAGTACGGCCGGGTGATGTACATCTCCGGTGTCAATTTCGATATTACCGAACTGAAGAATGTCGAGGCGGCCCTGCGTGAAAGTGAGGCCCGCCAGGCGCGTATCATCCAGGCGTCCAATGACGGTATCTGGGAGTGGTACGCGGATCGTAAAGGTTTCCACTTTTCCAATCGTTGCTGGGAACATGCCGGCTACGATGAGAAAGACGATGTGGTCATTCGGGGGCAGAATCGTCTGTCCGTGTGGCGCTCTCACATTCACCCGCAAGACCTGCCCAAGTTTGACCAGACTCTGGCCGATCATATGGCCGGTCGGGCGCCTTTCGATATCGAGTACCGGATTTTTGGCAAAGACGGGGATATCCGCTGGATTCGTGCCCGTGGGCGCGCCAGTTTTGACACCGAGGGTAACCCGGTGCGCATGTCCGGCACCAATATGGATATCACCGATATCAAGCGCGCTGAAGAGCGGGTGGTGCAGGCGAAGGACGCGGCGGAAAAAGCCAATCAGGCCAAGTCCGATTTCCTCTCCAGTATGAGTCACGAGCTGCGCACGCCGCTCAATGCCATTCTCGGATACGCGCAGCTGTTTCAGTATGACAACAACCTGACCGACAGTCAGATGGACAATGCCCGGGAAATTCGCAAGGCCGGTGAGCATCTGCTGCAACTGATCAATGATGTACTGGATCTGGCCAAGATCGAGTCGGGGCGGATGACCTTTTCTCTGGAGCCGGTACTGGTGTCCCGGGTGGTTGCGGAGTGCTTTACATTGATCCAACCCCAGGCCGATGCCGGTGGCATCAAGCTCAATGCGGATATGAAACGCCTGGAGAGTACCTACGTGGTGGCGGACAATGTGCGCCTGAAACAGGCGTTGCTCAACCTGGTCAGCAATGCGGTGAAGTACAACCAGGTCGGTGGAGAAGTGGCGGTGAGCCTGTCGGAGCGGGACGATAATCGCCTGAGGATCACAGTGCGCGATACTGGCCAGGGTATACCGGCCAGCCGGCAGCACGAGGTGTTTCAGCCCTTCAATCGCTTGAACGCTGAATACTCAAAGGTCGAGGGCTCCGGTGTCGGGCTGGTGATTACCAAACAGCTCGTCGAGATGATGGGCGGAAAGCTGTCTTTCGAGAGCACGGAGGGTGTGGGCACCGAATTCTGGATGGATCTGCCCTTGTCCACCGAGTGGAATCAGGATCTGGTGGTCAACCGCCGAGACCATGACCAGACGACCGATCAGGAACCGGAGACGCTGGTGCTCGACGAGCCTCGGACAATTCTCTATGTGGAGGATAACCCGTCCAATATCCGTCTGATGCAGCAGATTCTGGGGCGCTATCCAAAGCTGACGCTCGAAGTGGCGGAAGAGGCGTTTCTCGGCATTTACAAGGCGCGCAGCGAGCGGCCGGATGTGATCATTCTGGATATCAATCTGCCGGGGATGGATGGCTACGAGGCGCTCTCGGTATTAAAGCGCGACCCGGTGACCGCGGACATTCCCGTGGTAGGGCTGTCCGCTAACGCCATGGCGTACGATGTGGAGCGGGGCCGGAAGGCGGGGTTTTACGATTATCTGACCAAGCCGGTGGAGATCAACCATCTGGTACGGACGCTCAAGAAGCTTTTGGCTTAGGTTGGGTAACGGCGGATAAGCGCAAAGCGCGCATCCGCCGTTACCAATACCAGCCGCATCCACCAGCCTTTTGACTCAAACGTGCCCCAAATGCTTCTGCACCACCTGCAACACCGGTTTGAACACCTTCGGTGTACCACACACGATGTGGCCGGTATCCATATACGAGGTGCCGCCTCGGAAATCGCTGATCAGGCCGCCGGCTTCTTTCACCAGCAGTACACCCGCCGCGAAATCCCATTCGTTCAGATGCATTTCCCAGAAAGCGTCATAGCGACCCGCCGCCACATAGGCCAGATCCAGCGCCGCTGAGCCCGCGCGGCGAATGCCGGCGGTCTGGCCCGCCAGTTCAGCGATGCTGGCCAGATAGGGCTGGATTTTGGCGAGCGCCGGTCCGTCAAAGGGAATGCCGGTGCCGAGCAGGGCGCCTTCCAGACCGCGACGACTGGACACTCGGATCCGACGGCCATTAAGCGCCGCGCCGCGGCCGCGGCTGGCGGTAAACTCTTCGCGTTTGATAGGGTCGAGCACCACGGCGTGCTCAATTTGCCCTTTATAGAGGCAGGCAATAGAAACCGAGCAATGGGGCATGCCATGCACGAAGTTGGTGGTGCCGTCGATCGGATCGATGACCCAGACGTAGTCCGGGTTCTTGCCCTGGGTCGTACCGCTTTCCTCACCGCGGAAGCTGTGATCCGGGTAGGCCTTGCGCAGCACCTGAATGATCGCCTGTTCGGCGCCCCGATCCACTTCAGTGACAAAGTCGTTGGGGCTCTTGTTTTCAATCTTGATGGTGTCCGGGCGTTCATAGGCGCGTTCAATCAGTTCTGCCGCCTTGCGCGCCGCGCGCAAAGCCATCGTCAACATGGGTTCCATAGGGCAATCAATCTTTTCGTGAAAAATGGGAAAGAACGGGGCGAGGGCTGGCCTCGCGAAGGGCGCACAGTATAACGGCAAGCGCGCCGGGTCGCCAGCGCCACGGCGCAATTGTCCGGTCTTTGTCGGAACGGGCCGGGCGGAACCTCAGCCGGGTGGTTCATGATAGAATGCGCGGCTTTTAGTGGCCCAGCGCCTCACGCAACCGCTATCGATCAAGAGACTGCCATGACCGCCAACCCTTTCGACAATATCCGTATCGTTCTGGTGAACACCTCCCATCCGGGCAACATCGGTGGTGCCGCCCGGGCCATGAAGAACATGGGCCTGTCCCGCCTGTACCTGGTGGAGCCCAAGGAGTTTCCGTCGGAAAAGGCCGTCTGGCGGGCCGCCGGCGCCCTCGATGTGCTGGATAACGCCGTGGTGGTGGAAACCCTGGATGAGGCCATTGCCGGTTGTGGCCTGGTGGTCGGCACCAGTGCCCGTGAGCGCCGGATTCCCTGGCCGCTCGTGGATCCGCGCCAGTGTGGCGAGCGCTGCTGGCAGGAGGCGGGCGAGCACGAGGTGGCGCTGCTGTTCGGGCGCGAGGACCGGGGCTTGACCAACGAAGAGCTGCACAAGTGCCAGTATCATGTGCATATTCCCGCCAACCCGGAATACAGCTCCCTGAATCTGGCGACGGCCGTGCAGGTGCTCTGCTATGAGCTGCGCATGGCCCACCTCTCCGAGCAGGAGGGTGGCCCGCTGGGTAAGACCGAGTGGGATATGCCCCCGGCCAAGAGCGAGGCCCTCGAGCGGTACTTCGAGCACCTGCAGCAGACGCTGGAAACCCTGGATTTTCTCAACCCGGATAACCCCCGCCAGACCATGACCCGCTTGCGTCGCCTGTATCATCGCATCCGTCCGGATGAGATGGAGTTGAGCATTCTCCGGGGGGTACTGACCGCCACCCAGAACTACATTTATCACACCGATAAGCGCCTCAAGTCCCTCGAGCCGGGCCCGGCAAGCGAAAAGCCCTTGGATAATGGTGAATAGTTGAGTAAAATACTCGGTTATAGACGGGCGGGTTTCCGATGGTCGGCACTCGTCCTCCACCTTGGCTAGAGGCGATAAACCGGGCATGAGACTGACTACGAAAGGTCGTTACGCGGTCACCGCGATGCTGGATCTGGCCCTGCACAGTGAGCAGGGGCCAGTGAGCCTTGCGGATATCTCCAATCGACAGGGCATTTCCCTGTCCTACCTGGAGCAGTTGTTCGCCAAGCTTCGGCGGCAGAAGCTGGTGAGCAGTGTTCGCGGTCCGGGTGGGGGATATCGCCTGGCGGAGCGTCTGGAAGCCATTTCGGTCGCGCAGGTGGTGGATGCCGTCAGTGAATCCCTGGATGCCACGCGCTGTGAAGGTAAAGGGGATTGCCAGCACGGCGAAGTCTGCCTGACCCACCATCTCTGGGAGGACCTTAGCGCCCAGATTCACCAGTTTCTGAGTGATATCTCTCTGGCGGATCTGGTTGAGCGGCGCGATATTCAGGCCGTGCGTGCCCGTCAGGATCATCAACAGACCGTCTCGGCTGAACAGATTCTGTGCAGCCAGGTGTAGACATCCATCCGGTGTCGTCCGACTACGAGGTTTGAGTAATTAATGACGTCGAACGCCCCACGTCAGCCCATTTATCTGGACTATGCCGCCACCACGCCGGTGGATCCGGTGGTGGCCGAGCGGATGGCGGCCTGCCTGACCCGGGAAGGCACATTTGCCAATCCGGCCTCGCGCTCCCATCTGTATGGTTGGCAGGCCGAAGAGGCGGTGGAAAATGCCCGTCAGCAGGTGGCCGACCTGATTGGTGCGGATAACCGGGAAATCGTATGGACCAGCGGGGCCACCGAAGCGGACAACCTCGCCTTGAAAGGGGCCTGGGAAGCACGGCAGCGGGCGGGGCAGCCGGCCGGGCATCTGATCGTCTCCGCGATCGAACACAAAGCGGTACTTGACCCGGCTCACT is a window of Marinimicrobium sp. C6131 DNA encoding:
- the secD gene encoding protein translocase subunit SecD, with product MHNRYPLWKYLLILGVVTLGFIYALPNLYAPDPAVQISGQSGATTMDASTVERVEEQLQSQGIDYIGVELNENVVLVRLASEDEQMTARRTLQESLGGDFVVALNQAPTTPDWLVSLGGAPMRLGLDLSGGVHFLLEVDTDSAIETRQEITADEMKGILREERIRYNSLEVEEDLSIVARFRSAELRDRALELAEDEYDTLVFQTEDAGEEDFRFTAQLSETAIAEIEDYALGQNLVTLRNRVNELGVSEPVVQRQGGNRIIVQLPGVQDTAEAKRVIGKTANLEFRLEASPDTLVSMKEEFPYRSEADKQRFGGAELERQIILTGDHVANATSSFDAETNMPQVNITLDGLGGTKMHRATRDNVGRRMGVLFIEHKTRTEFTTNEAGETVEVRENYVEREIISLATIQSALGKQFRITGLESPAEASELALLLRAGALAAPMYFVEERTIGPSLGAENIQTGLKSVVIGLALVLVFMLIYYRVFGIFANLALAANVLLLVAVMSLLGATLTLPGIAGIVLTVGMAVDANVLIFSRIREELKEGVSPQSAIYSGYERAFVSILDANITTLLVAVILYAIGTGPVQGFAVTLSIGILTSMFTAIMGTRALANLVYGRRRNLKKIWI
- the secF gene encoding protein translocase subunit SecF; translation: MLPESKVINFMGWRKTCATISLVLLLASIVSLATRGLEFGLDFTGGSQVELGFDRPADLSTIRSVLGEQGLENPVAILFGSDSEVLIRTQDALSDGVLEQLEEDLASLSDNATIAEVRNAASDQTQFSQVLVFNGVSESALRSAELFDPRYYGRTQIATEGEAVTVAVENALDNVYSRFLIDALEEATGASINLRRSEFVGPQVGEELRDQGGLGMLFALAVVMIYVAIRFQYKFSVGAVLALIHDVIIVLGVFSLLRLDFDLTVLAAVLAVIGYSLNDTIVVFDRVRENFRKMRRGTTNEVINTSLTQTLERTLLTSLTTLLVLVVLYFFGGELISGFAFALIVGVVVGTYSSIYVSANILAAMHLTKEDLMSPPKEGEEQEELVP
- a CDS encoding PAS domain-containing protein is translated as MSKGITISDEELNQADSEQLRDLVARYRRIFNGSGYGFWEWDLTSNRIDWSGGFWESLGFNDEDKIRISDATALPEYIHPDDRDHMLEAVREHLRSGEPLNTAYRILTKRGNYVWTQARANSIRDKYGRVMYISGVNFDITELKNVEAALRESEARQARIIQASNDGIWEWYADRKGFHFSNRCWEHAGYDEKDDVVIRGQNRLSVWRSHIHPQDLPKFDQTLADHMAGRAPFDIEYRIFGKDGDIRWIRARGRASFDTEGNPVRMSGTNMDITDIKRAEERVVQAKDAAEKANQAKSDFLSSMSHELRTPLNAILGYAQLFQYDNNLTDSQMDNAREIRKAGEHLLQLINDVLDLAKIESGRMTFSLEPVLVSRVVAECFTLIQPQADAGGIKLNADMKRLESTYVVADNVRLKQALLNLVSNAVKYNQVGGEVAVSLSERDDNRLRITVRDTGQGIPASRQHEVFQPFNRLNAEYSKVEGSGVGLVITKQLVEMMGGKLSFESTEGVGTEFWMDLPLSTEWNQDLVVNRRDHDQTTDQEPETLVLDEPRTILYVEDNPSNIRLMQQILGRYPKLTLEVAEEAFLGIYKARSERPDVIILDINLPGMDGYEALSVLKRDPVTADIPVVGLSANAMAYDVERGRKAGFYDYLTKPVEINHLVRTLKKLLA
- a CDS encoding inositol monophosphatase family protein, with amino-acid sequence MEPMLTMALRAARKAAELIERAYERPDTIKIENKSPNDFVTEVDRGAEQAIIQVLRKAYPDHSFRGEESGTTQGKNPDYVWVIDPIDGTTNFVHGMPHCSVSIACLYKGQIEHAVVLDPIKREEFTASRGRGAALNGRRIRVSSRRGLEGALLGTGIPFDGPALAKIQPYLASIAELAGQTAGIRRAGSAALDLAYVAAGRYDAFWEMHLNEWDFAAGVLLVKEAGGLISDFRGGTSYMDTGHIVCGTPKVFKPVLQVVQKHLGHV
- the trmJ gene encoding tRNA (cytosine(32)/uridine(32)-2'-O)-methyltransferase TrmJ; translated protein: MTANPFDNIRIVLVNTSHPGNIGGAARAMKNMGLSRLYLVEPKEFPSEKAVWRAAGALDVLDNAVVVETLDEAIAGCGLVVGTSARERRIPWPLVDPRQCGERCWQEAGEHEVALLFGREDRGLTNEELHKCQYHVHIPANPEYSSLNLATAVQVLCYELRMAHLSEQEGGPLGKTEWDMPPAKSEALERYFEHLQQTLETLDFLNPDNPRQTMTRLRRLYHRIRPDEMELSILRGVLTATQNYIYHTDKRLKSLEPGPASEKPLDNGE
- the iscR gene encoding Fe-S cluster assembly transcriptional regulator IscR; the protein is MRLTTKGRYAVTAMLDLALHSEQGPVSLADISNRQGISLSYLEQLFAKLRRQKLVSSVRGPGGGYRLAERLEAISVAQVVDAVSESLDATRCEGKGDCQHGEVCLTHHLWEDLSAQIHQFLSDISLADLVERRDIQAVRARQDHQQTVSAEQILCSQV